The following are encoded together in the Pseudomonas xantholysinigenes genome:
- a CDS encoding DUF1329 domain-containing protein encodes MKHRPLSLLGGALLALLGTTTSFTALAELTPTGAEKNGNADGSIPAWTGGLTQAPAGWSPGHGDPYAGDKRLYSIDASNVAQYQEQLPQGQVALIKAYPGYRLDVYPTHRSCAIPAEVAKRTQDFAGQARIGADGWRLEQAAGAAVPFPQPKNGIEVLWNYKLRYMAKGRKAQISFLRREPGGGLTEIRQWASEYYPYNDPAVKAPEDTGDIEAKLLYDIQSPSSRAGEMYLVHARLDQPQNAWIYFPGQRRVRQAPTFAYDNPIAGSDNLYFVDQINMFTGALDRYDFKLVGKREMVVPYNSYRLVDKANSYDKLIGEQYLDRDAQRYEKHRVWVVEATVKADKRHSFAKRVFYFDEDSWSLLHVDMFDAKGNLWRVQEGSLWADPEIQACTSFEYLSYDLIARRYIADGFTQQGAALDLTAGLQGRVSDKLFNAGELRRRGER; translated from the coding sequence ATGAAACATCGCCCCCTGTCCCTGTTGGGCGGCGCGCTGCTGGCGCTGCTCGGTACCACCACCTCATTCACCGCCCTCGCTGAACTCACCCCGACCGGCGCCGAAAAAAACGGCAACGCCGATGGCAGCATCCCCGCCTGGACCGGCGGCCTGACCCAGGCCCCGGCCGGCTGGTCGCCGGGCCACGGCGACCCCTATGCCGGCGACAAGCGCCTGTACAGCATCGATGCCAGCAACGTCGCCCAGTACCAGGAGCAACTGCCGCAAGGCCAGGTGGCGCTGATCAAGGCCTACCCGGGCTATCGCCTGGACGTCTACCCGACCCACCGCAGCTGCGCGATCCCGGCCGAGGTGGCCAAGCGCACCCAGGACTTCGCCGGCCAGGCACGCATCGGCGCCGATGGCTGGCGCCTGGAGCAGGCCGCCGGGGCCGCGGTGCCGTTCCCGCAACCGAAAAACGGCATCGAGGTGCTGTGGAACTACAAGCTGCGCTACATGGCCAAGGGCCGCAAGGCGCAGATCTCGTTCCTGCGTCGCGAGCCCGGTGGTGGGCTCACCGAGATCCGTCAGTGGGCCAGCGAGTACTACCCCTACAACGATCCGGCGGTGAAGGCGCCCGAGGACACCGGCGACATCGAAGCCAAGCTGCTCTACGACATCCAGTCGCCGTCCTCGCGCGCCGGCGAGATGTACCTGGTGCACGCGCGCCTGGACCAGCCGCAGAACGCCTGGATCTACTTCCCCGGCCAGCGCCGCGTGCGCCAGGCGCCGACCTTCGCCTACGACAACCCGATCGCCGGCTCCGACAACCTGTATTTCGTCGATCAGATCAACATGTTCACCGGTGCCCTGGACCGCTACGACTTCAAGTTGGTCGGCAAGCGCGAGATGGTGGTGCCGTACAACTCCTACCGCCTGGTGGACAAGGCCAATAGCTACGACAAGCTGATCGGCGAGCAGTACCTCGACCGTGATGCGCAGCGCTACGAGAAGCACCGGGTGTGGGTGGTCGAGGCCACGGTCAAGGCCGACAAGCGCCATTCGTTCGCCAAGCGCGTGTTCTATTTCGACGAGGACAGCTGGAGCCTGCTGCACGTGGACATGTTCGATGCCAAGGGCAACCTGTGGCGGGTGCAGGAGGGCAGCCTGTGGGCCGACCCCGAGATCCAGGCCTGCACCAGCTTCGAATACCTCAGCTACGACCTGATCGCCCGGCGCTACATTGCCGACGGCTTCACCCAGCAGGGCGCGGCCCTGGACCTCACCGCCGGCCTGCAGGGCCGGGTCAGCGACAAACTGTTCAACGCGGGCGAACTGCGCCGTCGCGGCGAGCGCTGA
- a CDS encoding NAD(P)/FAD-dependent oxidoreductase has protein sequence MHDNNNEPRSFWQHDYGTYLANSRLAEDLKVDLAVIGGGFTGLNTAWQFKRDNPGARVLVLEAALIGFGASGRNAGFSTKLFGLEPELVVLRWGKQRMIEAHRYLERAVAYTREVIEAHAIDSDYRHAGLVRVSYSPRQLARLGKNLELYESLGLAGDMRWQSAAQLRERHDSPRLLGGIHESETGYLDPCKQVRGLKGLAASVGVRIHEATPVLDIDRSGASIVLRTPNARVNADKLVIATNAYARQLPGTRTLQQRQFPLWTYQVITEPLGEALWRSIGWDGREAFGDNRQMLHYFRPTVDGRIVMGGGDVLAYTASAMAEQPSPASWAHCEAHLKWIYPQLRDVRIAYRWGGPVSVNADMVPEISFIDDERMIYAGGCFGHGVALSHLNGRTIADLLQGRQSELSDFWIVNRKAIAMPGTTLSCWAGRTARQALKAWDWWEERGLKA, from the coding sequence ATGCACGACAACAACAATGAACCCCGTTCCTTCTGGCAACACGATTACGGCACCTACCTGGCCAATAGCCGCCTGGCCGAGGACCTCAAGGTCGACCTGGCGGTGATTGGTGGTGGCTTCACCGGCTTGAACACGGCCTGGCAGTTCAAGCGCGACAACCCTGGCGCCCGGGTGCTGGTGCTGGAGGCGGCGCTGATCGGCTTCGGCGCCAGTGGGCGCAATGCCGGTTTCAGCACCAAGCTGTTCGGCCTGGAGCCGGAGCTGGTGGTGCTGCGCTGGGGCAAGCAACGGATGATCGAGGCCCACCGTTACCTGGAACGGGCGGTGGCCTACACCCGCGAGGTCATCGAGGCCCACGCTATCGACTCCGACTACCGCCATGCCGGGCTGGTACGGGTGAGTTATTCGCCCCGGCAACTGGCGCGCCTGGGCAAGAACCTGGAACTGTACGAGTCGCTGGGCCTGGCCGGTGACATGCGCTGGCAAAGCGCGGCGCAATTGCGTGAACGCCATGATTCGCCGCGCCTGCTGGGCGGGATTCATGAAAGCGAGACGGGCTACCTCGATCCGTGCAAACAGGTGCGCGGGCTCAAGGGCCTGGCCGCGTCGGTGGGGGTGCGCATCCATGAAGCAACGCCGGTGCTGGATATCGACCGCAGCGGCGCGTCCATCGTGCTGCGCACCCCCAACGCCCGGGTGAACGCCGACAAGCTGGTGATCGCCACCAATGCCTATGCGCGGCAGCTCCCCGGCACACGCACCTTGCAACAACGCCAGTTTCCGCTGTGGACCTACCAGGTGATCACCGAACCGTTGGGCGAGGCGCTGTGGCGCAGCATCGGCTGGGATGGGCGCGAGGCGTTTGGCGACAACCGGCAGATGCTGCATTACTTCCGCCCGACTGTGGATGGCCGCATCGTCATGGGCGGCGGCGATGTGCTGGCCTACACCGCCAGCGCCATGGCCGAGCAACCGTCGCCGGCCAGCTGGGCGCATTGCGAGGCGCACCTGAAGTGGATCTACCCGCAACTGCGCGACGTGCGCATCGCCTACCGCTGGGGCGGGCCGGTGTCGGTGAACGCCGACATGGTGCCGGAGATCAGTTTCATCGACGACGAGCGGATGATCTATGCCGGCGGTTGCTTTGGCCATGGCGTGGCGCTGAGCCATCTCAATGGGCGCACCATTGCCGACCTGCTGCAGGGGCGCCAGAGCGAGCTGAGTGATTTCTGGATCGTCAATCGCAAGGCCATCGCGATGCCGGGCACCACGTTGTCGTGCTGGGCCGGGCGCACCGCACGCCAGGCGCTGAAGGCGTGGGATTGGTGGGAGGAGCGGGGCTTGAAGGCTTGA
- a CDS encoding ATP-binding protein, which yields MRLKSYLQQITPLLSNPEAARRLLRLLAFVLSAGILSGAYNFLLFTFNTDISQRRGYMSAAIAEAHTFFTNREALLESLSLSAIRQSAQALILQPLAPNEEVRLQLGDRPGKHWSLWLTQRMCAHLKSRHVNLLYVGSGPQARVRWLYSGSAQVSSPSPALLARLHGALQQPTPPAELWLAEQDAQRSRLYIFLRLDERDPDSGWLGLEIDSRAVSPTLADASSGEFMMFNGDGLLVFTNSTDPALNQSLRDHRDGDFFGFVGKGLLPSHLVISKPLMSSDWQLVYAIELRAILAGLWQQLLGTLLFCLLSIGLILGLLRRFEQRFITPTVQRIRAVVESEMFSRDVIETAPVALCVLRRNDGQVVLENHLAQQWLGQEDPHDARRTHWIQQAFAHQDGPFSDYFESADGRHLYLSCVATRYKGEDVLLCAFSDISARKQIEAALEDARRAADTANEAKTQFLATMSHEIRTPLHGVLGTLELLSRTTLDPQQRDYLRAIEGSSSALLQLICDVLDVSKIEAGQLALVLSEFSAPALVHEVIQGYSAAARSKGLQLYSCLDPHLPEHLIGDVNRLRQILNNLLSNAVKFTDCGRVVLRARLLNRDGERCHVLWQVADTGKGIDEQDQPFVFDPFYQSEGHTQVIPGTGLGLPICQRLTQLMNGQLRLVSERGLGSSFSLTLPLEVASGRPLAPFNLLAERIHVLSPIRELAEALAGWLCRWGARAQVGAPVPGSAHDGELLVEVHPGAVEPGLLPDWGGPRIQASAFACWEAQPEAGHWQVNLNDLGALHQAVSQAQGLRRAGAEAQAVSSAPEPLGLQVLVAEDNVINQLILRDQLQELGCGVTLASDGEQALLAWQRERFDLVLTDVNMPGMNGYALARALRQQGCALPIIGATANALRGEEELCLAAGMDRCLIKPFNLQALSNCLAPYRGSRLEAL from the coding sequence ATGCGACTTAAATCCTACCTGCAACAGATCACTCCCCTGCTCTCCAACCCCGAAGCGGCGCGTCGCCTGCTGCGGCTGCTGGCGTTCGTGCTATCGGCCGGCATCCTCAGTGGCGCCTACAACTTCCTGCTGTTCACCTTCAATACCGACATTTCCCAACGCCGCGGCTACATGAGCGCCGCCATCGCCGAGGCGCACACCTTCTTCACCAACCGCGAGGCGTTGCTGGAAAGCCTGAGCCTTTCCGCTATTCGCCAGAGCGCCCAGGCACTCATCCTGCAGCCACTGGCGCCCAACGAAGAGGTCCGCCTGCAACTGGGCGACAGGCCGGGCAAACACTGGAGCCTTTGGCTGACCCAACGCATGTGCGCACACCTGAAGTCGCGGCACGTCAACCTGCTGTACGTGGGCAGTGGCCCGCAGGCGCGCGTCCGTTGGCTGTACAGCGGCAGCGCGCAGGTCTCGTCTCCCTCCCCTGCGTTGCTGGCCCGCCTGCACGGCGCCCTGCAACAACCCACGCCACCCGCCGAACTGTGGCTGGCCGAGCAGGACGCCCAGCGCTCACGCCTGTACATCTTCCTGCGCCTGGACGAGCGCGACCCCGATTCCGGCTGGCTGGGCCTGGAAATAGACAGCCGCGCGGTCTCCCCGACCCTGGCCGACGCCAGCTCCGGCGAATTCATGATGTTCAACGGCGATGGCCTGCTGGTGTTCACCAACAGCACCGACCCGGCCCTGAACCAATCACTGCGCGATCACCGCGATGGCGACTTCTTCGGCTTCGTCGGCAAGGGCCTGCTGCCCAGCCACCTGGTGATCAGCAAACCCTTGATGTCCTCGGACTGGCAGCTGGTGTACGCCATCGAGCTGCGCGCCATCCTCGCCGGGCTCTGGCAACAGCTGCTCGGGACCTTGCTGTTCTGCCTGCTCAGCATCGGTTTGATCCTCGGGCTGCTGCGCCGCTTCGAACAGCGCTTCATCACGCCGACGGTGCAACGGATCAGGGCGGTGGTCGAGAGCGAGATGTTCAGCCGCGATGTGATCGAGACCGCCCCGGTCGCCTTGTGCGTGCTGCGCCGCAACGACGGCCAGGTGGTGCTGGAGAACCACCTGGCCCAGCAATGGCTGGGCCAGGAAGACCCGCATGACGCGCGCCGCACACACTGGATCCAGCAAGCCTTCGCGCACCAGGACGGACCATTCAGCGACTACTTTGAAAGCGCCGACGGCCGCCACCTGTACCTGAGCTGCGTGGCCACCCGCTACAAGGGTGAAGATGTGCTGCTGTGCGCGTTCAGCGACATCAGCGCGCGCAAACAGATCGAAGCCGCGCTGGAGGATGCCCGGCGCGCCGCCGACACCGCCAATGAGGCGAAGACTCAGTTCCTGGCGACCATGAGCCACGAAATCCGCACCCCACTGCACGGCGTGCTGGGCACCCTGGAACTGCTCTCGCGGACTACCCTCGATCCCCAGCAGCGCGACTATCTGCGGGCCATCGAAGGGTCGTCCTCGGCCCTGCTGCAATTGATTTGCGACGTGCTCGATGTGTCGAAAATCGAGGCCGGCCAGCTGGCCCTGGTACTCAGCGAGTTTTCCGCCCCGGCGCTGGTCCACGAAGTGATCCAGGGCTACAGCGCGGCGGCCCGCAGCAAAGGCCTGCAGCTCTACAGCTGCCTCGACCCGCACCTGCCCGAGCACCTGATCGGCGACGTCAACCGGCTGCGGCAGATTCTCAACAACCTGTTGAGTAACGCGGTGAAGTTCACCGACTGCGGTCGCGTGGTGCTGCGCGCCCGCCTGCTCAACCGCGACGGCGAGCGTTGCCATGTGCTGTGGCAGGTCGCCGACACCGGCAAGGGCATCGACGAGCAGGACCAGCCGTTCGTCTTCGACCCCTTCTACCAGAGCGAAGGCCATACCCAGGTCATCCCCGGTACCGGCTTGGGCTTGCCCATCTGCCAGCGCCTGACGCAACTGATGAATGGCCAGTTGCGCCTGGTCAGCGAGCGCGGCCTGGGCAGCAGCTTCAGCCTGACCCTGCCCCTGGAGGTCGCCTCGGGGCGGCCCTTGGCGCCCTTCAACCTGTTGGCCGAACGCATCCATGTGCTGTCGCCGATCCGCGAGCTGGCCGAGGCCCTGGCCGGCTGGTTGTGCCGCTGGGGCGCGCGGGCCCAGGTTGGCGCGCCGGTGCCCGGCAGCGCCCATGACGGCGAGTTGCTGGTCGAAGTGCACCCCGGCGCGGTCGAACCAGGGCTGCTGCCCGACTGGGGCGGCCCACGCATCCAGGCCAGTGCCTTTGCTTGCTGGGAAGCCCAGCCCGAGGCAGGGCATTGGCAGGTCAATCTCAACGACCTCGGCGCCCTGCACCAGGCCGTCAGCCAGGCCCAGGGCCTGCGCCGTGCCGGCGCCGAGGCTCAGGCCGTATCCAGCGCGCCAGAGCCGCTCGGGCTGCAGGTGCTGGTCGCCGAGGACAACGTCATCAACCAGTTGATTCTGCGCGACCAACTGCAGGAACTGGGCTGCGGCGTGACCCTGGCCAGTGATGGCGAGCAAGCCCTGCTCGCCTGGCAACGCGAGCGCTTCGACCTGGTCCTGACCGACGTCAACATGCCGGGCATGAACGGCTACGCCCTGGCCCGCGCCCTGCGCCAGCAAGGCTGCGCGCTGCCGATCATCGGCGCCACCGCCAATGCCCTGCGCGGCGAGGAAGAACTGTGCCTGGCCGCCGGCATGGACCGCTGCCTGATCAAACCCTTCAACCTGCAAGCCCTGTCCAACTGCCTGGCCCCGTATCGAGGTAGCCGTCTTGAAGCGCTTTAA
- a CDS encoding MAC/perforin domain-containing protein: protein MENIDLPQGLVHFSTQHLQLIRFKAGLDEKVLPGVEAIGLGYNPFISYASVNSGAVQLFDWTTAKKREVSFKPGYFVPEIVDVQQNDSATYTNVTGSTITEYQRSLATSVAIEGRYNFFSGSLSTDFDSNSLRNAENEFSRIQQSINLWSLRLPSVTSLRELMLPYMRQQLDELNVNDPKAISRYFDRVGSHFLTGIVMGGRAILASSTNKLRVKRDYSVAVVAKASYEGLTGQLSAEAKAKYGESISSFTQYSNTHQEVRGGDGTKAQAVFSGKEGFQAWVDSVGTSPDFVDFVPTIPMQEIWSLCKTEAQAEAMRKHYDDVWAPAQSEKYRIKANYIDQLVVITGGSSTIEPPVGYSKVEYDLNAGAGGDFIYLCYHEQAWQADQPKNAVTDIRIIYNKEPTPAGYIKLPQDLNKGAGGDDVFLCYKTEAYNTDTAINKVTVIGGGNADINAPYGYKKIPGDLNRGAGGNFIYACTFVGK, encoded by the coding sequence ATGGAAAACATCGACTTGCCGCAAGGACTTGTGCACTTTTCCACCCAACACCTGCAACTTATTCGTTTTAAAGCAGGTTTGGATGAAAAAGTACTGCCGGGCGTCGAAGCTATCGGACTTGGCTATAACCCATTCATCAGTTATGCCAGTGTCAACAGCGGCGCGGTGCAGTTGTTCGATTGGACCACGGCGAAAAAACGCGAAGTATCATTCAAGCCAGGCTACTTCGTTCCGGAGATCGTCGACGTCCAGCAGAACGACAGCGCCACCTATACCAACGTCACCGGCAGCACCATTACCGAGTACCAGCGCAGCCTGGCCACCAGCGTGGCCATCGAGGGGCGCTACAACTTCTTCAGCGGCTCGCTCTCCACCGACTTCGACAGCAACTCGCTGCGCAACGCGGAAAACGAATTCAGCCGCATCCAGCAGTCGATCAACCTCTGGTCGCTGCGCCTGCCTTCGGTCACGTCGCTGCGCGAATTGATGCTGCCATACATGCGCCAGCAACTCGACGAGCTCAACGTCAATGACCCCAAGGCTATCAGCCGCTATTTCGACAGGGTCGGCAGCCATTTCCTGACCGGTATCGTGATGGGCGGACGGGCCATCCTCGCCTCCTCGACCAACAAGCTGCGGGTCAAGCGCGACTACTCGGTGGCGGTAGTGGCCAAGGCCAGCTACGAAGGGCTCACCGGCCAGCTGAGCGCCGAAGCCAAGGCCAAGTACGGCGAGTCGATCAGCAGCTTCACCCAGTACTCCAATACCCACCAGGAAGTCCGCGGCGGCGACGGCACCAAGGCACAGGCCGTGTTCAGCGGCAAGGAAGGTTTCCAGGCCTGGGTCGACAGCGTGGGGACCTCGCCGGACTTCGTTGATTTCGTCCCGACCATTCCCATGCAGGAAATCTGGAGCCTGTGCAAGACCGAGGCGCAAGCCGAAGCCATGCGCAAGCACTACGATGACGTTTGGGCGCCGGCACAGTCGGAAAAATACCGGATCAAGGCGAACTACATCGACCAGTTGGTGGTGATCACCGGCGGCAGCTCGACCATCGAACCTCCGGTGGGCTACAGCAAGGTGGAGTACGACCTCAACGCTGGTGCCGGTGGCGACTTCATCTACCTGTGCTATCACGAGCAAGCCTGGCAGGCCGACCAGCCGAAGAACGCCGTGACCGACATCAGGATCATCTACAACAAGGAGCCGACCCCGGCGGGCTACATCAAGCTGCCCCAGGACCTGAACAAGGGCGCCGGCGGCGATGATGTGTTCCTCTGCTACAAGACCGAGGCCTACAACACCGACACCGCAATCAACAAGGTGACGGTCATCGGTGGTGGCAATGCCGATATCAATGCACCCTACGGCTACAAGAAGATACCCGGCGACCTCAACCGCGGGGCCGGCGGCAACTTCATCTACGCCTGCACCTTCGTCGGCAAGTGA
- a CDS encoding DUF1176 domain-containing protein has protein sequence MKLHPLCWPLLVLGTLAHAEVPGEGVEFSHKDWDLVCLRTGTCVAMGYSPGDSLDGISVALSRDAGPGTPFTGNLLFADQIEEPPTEPVSLVLDGELIDTAKQHGPKDYWLDEYASRRLVNALAGSTEIRFVDARGRAWPLSGAGATAALLKMDELQERIGTPTAAVRRGDDEELVPGPRPVSPPVTYPPLVDTRPEDAQLADDPALRRALGAALSAHQPCPDLHARPLQIERLDEHRLLVSTQCSANSYNTATGFWVAEDRPPYLASLVTEAGTRFDRLRANIGSWQMQSPRGDCMKRSFWTWDGTRFVLTYRAGYVRCRGFKDGAWAVPSYVN, from the coding sequence ATGAAATTGCACCCGCTGTGCTGGCCCCTCCTGGTGCTCGGTACGCTTGCCCATGCCGAGGTGCCCGGCGAAGGCGTCGAGTTCTCGCACAAGGATTGGGACCTGGTGTGCCTCAGGACCGGTACCTGCGTGGCCATGGGCTATTCACCGGGCGACAGCCTCGACGGCATCAGCGTGGCCCTTAGTCGCGACGCAGGCCCAGGTACGCCCTTCACGGGCAACCTGCTGTTTGCCGATCAGATCGAAGAGCCGCCGACCGAGCCGGTCAGCCTGGTGCTGGACGGCGAACTGATCGACACCGCCAAGCAGCATGGACCCAAGGACTACTGGCTCGACGAGTACGCCAGCCGGCGCCTGGTCAACGCCCTGGCCGGCAGCACCGAGATCCGCTTCGTCGATGCCCGCGGACGGGCCTGGCCATTGTCCGGTGCCGGGGCGACCGCGGCGTTGCTGAAGATGGACGAGTTGCAGGAGCGCATCGGTACGCCGACAGCCGCCGTCAGGCGTGGCGATGACGAGGAACTGGTCCCGGGGCCTCGGCCTGTCTCGCCCCCCGTGACCTACCCGCCATTGGTCGATACTCGCCCCGAAGATGCGCAACTGGCCGACGACCCGGCCCTGCGCCGAGCCCTGGGCGCCGCCCTGTCGGCCCACCAGCCGTGCCCCGACCTGCATGCCAGGCCCTTGCAGATCGAACGGCTGGATGAACACCGGCTACTGGTCAGCACGCAATGCTCGGCCAACAGCTACAACACCGCCACCGGATTCTGGGTGGCCGAGGACCGCCCGCCCTACCTGGCCAGCCTGGTGACCGAGGCCGGGACCCGCTTCGATCGTTTGCGGGCCAACATCGGTTCCTGGCAGATGCAGAGCCCACGCGGAGACTGCATGAAGCGCTCGTTCTGGACCTGGGACGGCACGCGCTTCGTGCTGACCTACCGCGCCGGGTATGTGCGTTGCAGGGGGTTCAAGGATGGTGCCTGGGCAGTGCCCAGCTATGTGAATTGA
- a CDS encoding sensor domain-containing diguanylate cyclase, whose protein sequence is MPVDLQALYPKLIQLMLDTVFVVDRDNTIVFVSNACEALLGYRADELTGTPITQYMHPDDLEATRASIIRVMNGHAHFDFRNRYIRKDGGIVHILWAAFWSDEVGGRIGVARNITALTQAEEELRFLAHHDPLTKLCNRSLFNARLAAALDDAQRHQRRPALLFLDVNGFKGINDVHGHAAGDRVLCAIAARLKACVDTRDTVARMGGDEFTVLLADTAAPGAVAEKLAQILAAMAEPLGAGCDGIAMPTCSIGVACYPDDGRDADALLSHADDQMYRQKKRRHGTA, encoded by the coding sequence ATGCCCGTAGACCTGCAAGCGCTTTACCCCAAGTTGATCCAGTTGATGCTGGACACCGTGTTCGTGGTCGACCGGGACAACACCATCGTGTTCGTCAGCAACGCCTGCGAAGCCTTGCTCGGCTACCGGGCCGACGAGCTGACCGGCACGCCGATCACCCAGTACATGCACCCGGACGATCTCGAGGCGACCCGCGCTTCGATCATCCGGGTCATGAACGGCCATGCCCATTTCGATTTTCGCAACCGCTATATCCGCAAGGATGGCGGTATCGTGCACATTCTCTGGGCGGCGTTCTGGTCCGACGAGGTGGGGGGACGCATTGGCGTGGCGCGCAACATCACCGCGCTCACCCAGGCCGAGGAGGAACTGCGCTTCCTGGCCCACCACGACCCGCTGACCAAGCTGTGCAATCGCTCACTGTTCAATGCCCGGCTGGCCGCGGCGCTGGACGATGCCCAGCGCCATCAGCGTCGACCGGCGCTGTTGTTTCTCGATGTCAATGGCTTCAAGGGCATCAACGATGTCCACGGGCACGCGGCCGGTGACCGGGTGCTGTGCGCCATCGCCGCGCGCCTGAAAGCCTGCGTGGACACCCGCGACACCGTGGCACGCATGGGTGGCGACGAGTTCACCGTGCTGCTGGCCGACACCGCCGCGCCTGGCGCGGTGGCCGAAAAGCTGGCGCAGATCCTCGCGGCCATGGCCGAGCCTCTGGGCGCCGGCTGCGACGGCATTGCCATGCCGACCTGCAGCATTGGCGTGGCTTGCTATCCCGACGATGGCCGCGATGCCGACGCGTTGCTCAGCCATGCCGATGACCAGATGTACCGGCAGAAGAAACGGCGGCATGGCACTGCCTGA
- the qhpR gene encoding AraC-like transcriptional regulator QhpR, protein MRPVRTVVSEDFFRRFKTIFAPHLATLGIDLPLLERADIEIPGEQYIALWEAAGSANPSVGLELGSQTEAGDFGALGHAMHCAPSVEQMLLTLHTYIVVFAQESRVDYSHAGRLLRITYQVTDNTVLSRRQDAEFAIAAILRQLQLITASPVRPLRVDFEHARPADVAVHKQLFQCPVHFNQPGNSLSLPAEVLELPVRQGNERLFKALAPYLEREREQRSVSDELLPQVTRMIALGMASGVPSLDEVSARMGLSRRTLQRRLKEQEIEFSVLVEEVRRDLAVGYLNHSDFSMTQISLLLGYAESGSFTRAFRRWTGQSPQQFRQAGRGPGTGC, encoded by the coding sequence ATGAGACCGGTTCGCACAGTCGTCTCCGAAGATTTCTTTCGCCGCTTCAAGACCATCTTCGCCCCGCACCTGGCCACCCTCGGCATCGACCTGCCGCTGCTGGAGCGCGCCGATATCGAAATCCCCGGCGAGCAGTACATCGCTTTGTGGGAGGCGGCGGGCAGCGCCAACCCGTCGGTCGGCCTGGAGCTGGGCAGCCAGACCGAGGCCGGCGACTTCGGCGCCCTGGGCCATGCCATGCACTGCGCGCCGAGCGTGGAGCAGATGCTGCTGACCTTGCATACCTACATCGTGGTCTTCGCCCAGGAGTCGAGGGTCGACTACAGCCACGCCGGGCGCTTGCTGCGCATCACCTACCAGGTCACCGACAACACCGTGCTCAGCCGCCGCCAGGATGCCGAGTTCGCCATCGCCGCGATCCTGCGCCAGCTGCAACTGATCACCGCCAGCCCGGTGCGGCCGCTGCGGGTGGATTTCGAGCATGCCCGCCCGGCGGACGTGGCGGTGCACAAGCAGCTGTTCCAGTGCCCGGTTCACTTCAACCAGCCCGGCAACAGCCTGAGCTTGCCTGCCGAGGTGCTCGAGCTGCCGGTGCGCCAAGGCAACGAGCGGCTGTTCAAGGCCCTGGCGCCTTACCTGGAGCGCGAGCGCGAACAGCGCAGCGTCAGTGACGAGCTGCTGCCCCAGGTCACGCGCATGATCGCCCTGGGCATGGCCAGTGGCGTGCCATCGCTGGACGAGGTCAGTGCACGCATGGGCCTGAGCCGACGTACCTTGCAGCGTCGGCTCAAGGAGCAGGAAATCGAGTTCTCGGTGCTGGTGGAGGAGGTGCGCCGCGACCTGGCGGTGGGCTACCTGAACCACTCCGACTTCTCGATGACGCAAATCTCGCTGTTGCTCGGCTATGCCGAGTCCGGCTCGTTCACCCGTGCGTTCCGGCGCTGGACCGGGCAGTCGCCGCAGCAGTTTCGCCAGGCCGGGCGCGGGCCTGGCACCGGGTGCTGA
- a CDS encoding DUF2986 domain-containing protein, whose product MNRRKKINQLLKAHAKKASAKLAPKKPRYICKAERARLAAEADEQAVVLSEQ is encoded by the coding sequence ATGAACCGCCGCAAGAAGATCAACCAGCTGTTGAAAGCCCACGCCAAGAAGGCCAGCGCCAAGCTCGCCCCGAAAAAGCCCAGGTACATCTGCAAGGCCGAGCGCGCTCGCCTGGCCGCCGAGGCCGACGAACAGGCCGTGGTGCTCAGCGAGCAGTGA
- a CDS encoding GFA family protein has translation MEHDYQGSCLCGTVRYALACAPKAVTHCHCRQCRKGHGAAFASYASVPREALQILGGIAAIRDFQSSAQVVRQFCGHCGSTLFWSRTTGDFAGWVSVALGTLDTHFVARKHKHVHGESAAAWAQFNDPAFAPAPLFDAEKTI, from the coding sequence ATGGAACACGACTACCAAGGCAGCTGCCTGTGCGGCACGGTGCGCTATGCCCTGGCCTGCGCGCCCAAGGCCGTCACCCATTGCCATTGCCGCCAATGCCGCAAGGGCCATGGCGCGGCGTTCGCCAGCTATGCCAGCGTACCGCGCGAAGCCTTGCAGATACTCGGTGGCATAGCGGCCATCCGCGATTTCCAGTCCAGCGCACAGGTCGTGCGCCAGTTCTGCGGCCACTGCGGCTCGACCTTGTTCTGGTCCAGGACCACGGGCGACTTCGCCGGCTGGGTATCCGTGGCCCTGGGCACCCTGGATACCCACTTCGTGGCGCGCAAGCACAAGCATGTACACGGCGAATCGGCGGCCGCATGGGCTCAGTTCAATGACCCGGCCTTTGCCCCCGCGCCCCTGTTCGACGCAGAAAAAACTATCTAA